Proteins encoded together in one Bradyrhizobium sp. PSBB068 window:
- a CDS encoding endonuclease domain-containing protein, translating to MEQFKARARSLRASQTNAEAKLWQALRNRRLARWKFRRQHPIDRYVVDFVTLDGKLIVEVDGVTHSTSSELKRDEARTKVLEACGFLVVRVTKTDVYENREGVLEMIETSLRFE from the coding sequence ATGGAGCAGTTCAAAGCAAGAGCGCGAAGCCTCCGCGCGTCACAGACAAACGCCGAGGCGAAGCTTTGGCAGGCGCTGCGCAATCGCAGGCTAGCGCGATGGAAATTCCGTCGCCAGCACCCGATTGACCGATACGTCGTCGATTTCGTCACGCTCGACGGCAAACTGATCGTGGAAGTCGACGGCGTAACACATTCCACGTCATCAGAACTGAAACGCGACGAAGCCAGGACCAAAGTCCTCGAAGCTTGCGGCTTTCTCGTCGTGCGGGTTACCAAGACCGATGTGTATGAGAATCGCGAGGGTGTGCTCGAGATGATCGAAACATCGCTGCGGTTCGAATGA
- a CDS encoding acetyl-CoA carboxylase carboxyltransferase subunit beta, which translates to MNWLTNVVRPKIRNILRRETPENLWIKCPDSGQLVFYKDVEANQFVIPGSNYHMRMGAVARLKSIFDNETWFDVALPDVAADPLKFRDERKYVDRIKDARAKTGLNDAIKVGYGKLEGAGVVVAVQDFDFMGGSLGMAAGEAMVRGLELAVEKKSPFIVFAASGGARMQEGILSLMQMPRTTVGVQMLREARQPYIVVLTNPTTGGVTASYAMLGDIHIAEPGALIGFAGARVIEQTIREKLPEGFQRAEYLREHGMVDMVVHRHEMKATLARLCRLLTKAPALETASKPATPVTEPAQIVTAPETVPAAPHA; encoded by the coding sequence ATGAACTGGCTCACCAACGTCGTCCGGCCGAAGATCCGCAACATCCTGCGCCGCGAGACGCCGGAGAATCTCTGGATCAAGTGCCCGGATTCCGGGCAGCTCGTGTTCTACAAGGACGTCGAGGCCAACCAGTTCGTGATCCCCGGCTCGAACTACCACATGCGCATGGGCGCGGTGGCCCGGCTCAAGTCGATCTTCGACAATGAGACCTGGTTCGACGTCGCGCTGCCTGACGTCGCGGCCGATCCGCTCAAGTTCCGCGACGAGCGCAAGTATGTCGACCGCATCAAGGACGCGCGCGCCAAGACCGGACTGAACGACGCGATCAAGGTCGGCTACGGCAAGTTAGAGGGAGCCGGCGTCGTGGTCGCGGTGCAGGATTTCGATTTCATGGGCGGCTCGCTCGGCATGGCGGCCGGTGAAGCGATGGTGCGCGGGCTCGAGCTCGCGGTCGAGAAGAAGTCGCCGTTCATCGTGTTCGCCGCCTCCGGCGGCGCGCGGATGCAGGAAGGCATTCTGTCGCTGATGCAGATGCCGCGCACCACGGTCGGCGTGCAGATGCTGCGCGAGGCGCGCCAGCCCTACATCGTCGTGCTGACCAATCCGACCACCGGCGGCGTCACCGCCTCCTATGCGATGCTCGGCGACATCCACATCGCCGAGCCCGGCGCACTGATCGGCTTTGCCGGCGCGCGCGTGATCGAGCAGACCATCCGCGAGAAGCTGCCCGAAGGTTTTCAGCGCGCCGAATACCTGCGCGAGCACGGCATGGTCGACATGGTCGTGCATCGCCATGAGATGAAGGCCACGCTGGCGCGGCTGTGCCGGCTGCTGACCAAGGCGCCGGCGCTTGAAACCGCATCGAAGCCCGCAACTCCGGTCACCGAGCCGGCCCAGATCGTGACGGCCCCGGAGACGGTGCCGGCCGCGCCGCACGCGTGA
- a CDS encoding tryptophan synthase subunit alpha, which yields MTTRIDARFAELKQQGRSAFVTFVMAGDPDAKTSLDILKALPKAGADVIEIGMPFTDPMADGPSIQAAGLRALKGGMTLRKTLAMVRDFRKEDNATPIVLMGYYNPIYIYGVDGFLTDAKTAGVDGLIIVDLPPEEDTELCIPAMKAGLNFIRLATPTTDDKRLPAVLANTSGFVYYVSITGITGSAAADSNAVAEAVARIKRHTKLPVCVGFGIRTPETARAIAESANGAVVGTAIVDAVRANLDAEGRATPKTVSAVADLVSALAQGVRGAKQAAE from the coding sequence ATGACTACCCGTATCGACGCACGTTTCGCCGAGCTGAAGCAGCAGGGCCGCTCCGCCTTCGTCACCTTCGTGATGGCGGGCGACCCCGACGCCAAGACCTCGCTCGATATCCTCAAGGCGCTGCCGAAGGCCGGCGCCGACGTCATCGAGATCGGCATGCCCTTCACCGATCCGATGGCCGACGGCCCGTCGATCCAGGCCGCCGGCCTGCGTGCGCTCAAGGGCGGCATGACCTTGCGCAAGACGCTGGCGATGGTCCGCGACTTCCGCAAGGAGGACAACGCCACGCCGATCGTGCTGATGGGCTACTACAATCCGATCTACATCTACGGCGTCGACGGCTTCCTGACTGACGCCAAGACCGCCGGCGTCGATGGCCTGATCATCGTCGACCTGCCGCCGGAGGAAGACACCGAGCTCTGCATCCCGGCGATGAAGGCCGGGTTGAACTTCATCCGGCTGGCGACGCCGACCACTGACGACAAGCGCCTGCCGGCGGTGCTCGCCAACACGTCGGGCTTTGTCTATTACGTCTCGATCACCGGCATCACCGGCAGCGCTGCGGCCGACTCCAACGCGGTTGCGGAAGCGGTCGCGCGCATCAAGCGGCACACCAAGCTGCCGGTCTGCGTCGGCTTCGGCATCCGCACCCCTGAGACGGCGCGCGCGATCGCCGAGAGTGCCAACGGCGCCGTGGTCGGCACCGCAATCGTCGATGCGGTGCGTGCCAACCTCGATGCCGAGGGCCGCGCCACGCCGAAGACCGTGAGTGCGGTGGCGGACCTGGTGTCCGCGCTGGCGCAGGGGGTCCGGGGCGCCAAGCAGGCCGCTGAATAA
- a CDS encoding phosphoribosylanthranilate isomerase, which translates to MPLLVKICGLSTRETLDVALESGADMVGFVFFPPSPRHISLETARELGKQAKGRAVKVALTVDADDATIENIIETLRPDILQLHGKETTARLRDLKQKFGLPLMKALPVETAADLAPLPGYAGVADSILFDARAPKDATRPGGLGAPFDWHVLENLDLALPYMVSGGLNAENVAEAVRVTRAGGVDVSSGVERTPGVKDPELIRAFIRAARATQSTTQELMVR; encoded by the coding sequence ATGCCCCTGCTCGTCAAAATCTGCGGCCTGTCAACGCGCGAGACGCTCGACGTCGCGCTGGAGAGCGGCGCCGACATGGTGGGGTTCGTGTTCTTTCCGCCGTCGCCGCGCCATATCAGCCTAGAGACCGCGCGCGAGCTCGGCAAACAGGCCAAGGGCCGCGCCGTGAAGGTCGCGCTGACGGTCGATGCCGACGACGCGACCATCGAGAACATCATCGAGACGCTGCGGCCGGATATCCTGCAGCTGCACGGCAAGGAGACCACCGCGCGGCTGCGTGATCTCAAGCAGAAATTCGGCCTGCCGCTGATGAAGGCGCTGCCGGTCGAGACCGCGGCCGACCTCGCGCCGCTGCCGGGTTATGCCGGCGTCGCCGACAGTATCCTGTTCGATGCCCGCGCGCCAAAGGATGCGACGCGGCCAGGCGGTCTCGGCGCGCCGTTCGATTGGCACGTGCTGGAAAATCTCGACCTCGCGCTGCCCTACATGGTCTCCGGCGGGCTCAACGCCGAGAACGTCGCTGAAGCCGTCCGCGTTACCCGCGCCGGCGGCGTCGACGTCTCCTCGGGTGTCGAGCGCACGCCCGGCGTCAAGGATCCCGAGCTGATCCGCGCCTTCATCCGCGCCGCACGCGCAACCCAAAGTACTACCCAAGAACTGATGGTTCGATGA
- a CDS encoding bifunctional folylpolyglutamate synthase/dihydrofolate synthase has protein sequence MTASAAPSQASFEALIARISALHPKRIDLSLDRMRGLMERLDHPERKLPPVIHVAGTNGKGSTVAYLRAILEASGLRVHVFTSPYLVRLNECYRLGAVGGGKLVGDDELHATFEHCERANAGNPITIFEMETAVAFCLFAKHPADVALLEVGLGGRLDSTNVVEMPLASVITPVSMDHMEFLGDTLALIASEKAAIIKRKVPVVCAEQAPDAMAVIEAEAHRMRAPLHAAGQQWHVGVERGRLVYQDERGLMDLAAPKLFGRHQFDNAGLAIATLRAIDAFKLNLAAFETGIVSAEWPARMQRLVSGTLVCQGPQGSEVWLDGGHNAEGGRVAAAALGDLEERVSRPLVVIAGMMANKDASAFLANFAGLTRHIIAVPVPGRDNGMAPDKLADAARALGMRVEIATGVDAALRRLATLAYEVPPRILITGSLYLAGPVLAANGTPPA, from the coding sequence GTGACCGCAAGCGCCGCCCCATCGCAGGCCTCGTTCGAGGCGCTGATCGCGCGGATATCGGCGCTGCATCCCAAGCGCATCGATCTCAGCCTCGATCGCATGCGCGGCCTGATGGAGCGGCTCGATCATCCCGAGCGCAAGCTGCCGCCGGTGATCCATGTCGCCGGCACCAACGGCAAGGGCTCGACGGTCGCATATCTGCGCGCGATCCTCGAAGCATCGGGCCTGCGGGTGCACGTCTTCACCTCGCCCTATCTGGTGCGGCTCAACGAATGCTACCGGCTCGGCGCCGTCGGCGGCGGCAAGCTGGTCGGCGACGATGAGCTGCACGCGACGTTCGAGCATTGCGAGCGTGCCAATGCCGGCAATCCCATCACCATCTTCGAGATGGAAACGGCGGTCGCGTTCTGCCTGTTCGCGAAGCATCCGGCCGACGTTGCGTTGCTCGAGGTCGGCCTCGGCGGCCGGCTGGATTCGACCAATGTGGTCGAGATGCCGCTGGCTTCGGTGATCACGCCGGTCAGCATGGACCATATGGAATTCCTCGGCGACACGCTGGCCCTGATCGCCAGCGAGAAGGCCGCGATCATCAAGCGCAAGGTGCCGGTAGTGTGCGCCGAGCAGGCGCCCGATGCGATGGCGGTGATCGAGGCGGAGGCGCACCGCATGCGGGCGCCGCTGCACGCCGCCGGCCAGCAATGGCATGTCGGCGTCGAGCGTGGCCGCCTGGTCTATCAGGACGAGCGCGGCCTGATGGATCTCGCTGCGCCAAAACTGTTCGGTCGCCACCAGTTCGACAATGCCGGCCTTGCGATCGCGACGTTGCGCGCGATCGACGCGTTCAAGCTCAACCTCGCCGCCTTCGAGACCGGCATCGTCAGTGCGGAATGGCCGGCGCGGATGCAGCGGCTGGTCTCCGGCACGCTCGTTTGCCAGGGACCGCAGGGCTCCGAGGTCTGGCTCGATGGCGGCCACAATGCCGAGGGAGGCCGGGTTGCGGCCGCCGCGCTCGGCGATCTCGAGGAGCGCGTGTCGCGGCCGCTGGTCGTGATCGCAGGCATGATGGCCAACAAGGATGCCAGCGCATTCCTCGCCAATTTCGCCGGATTGACGCGCCACATCATCGCGGTCCCGGTGCCCGGCCGCGACAACGGCATGGCGCCGGACAAGCTTGCCGACGCCGCGCGTGCGCTCGGCATGCGCGTCGAGATCGCGACCGGCGTCGACGCCGCGCTGCGACGGCTCGCTACGCTGGCCTATGAGGTGCCGCCGCGCATCCTGATCACCGGCTCGCTGTACCTCGCCGGCCCGGTGCTTGCGGCCAACGGCACGCCTCCTGCATAA
- the trpB gene encoding tryptophan synthase subunit beta → MNQNLPNSFRSGPDERGHFGIFGGRFVAETLMPLILDLEKAYADAKADPAFQAEMNVYLKDYVGRPSPLYFAERLTEHLGGAKIYLKREELNHTGSHKVNNVLGQIMVARRMGKKRIIAETGAGQHGVATATLCARFGLECVVYMGAVDVERQQPNVIRMEMLGAKVVPVQSGARTLKDAMNDALRDWVTNVHNTFYCIGTVAGPHPYPMMVRDFQSIIGHETRKQMQEAEGRLPDSLIACIGGGSNAMGLFHPFLDDPSVEIFGVEAAGHGLTQLHAASLAGGRPGVLHGNRTYLLMDADGQIEEAHSISAGLDYPGIGPEHAWLHETGRVTYLSATDEEALAAFQLLSRLEGIIPALESAHAIAKLSELAPQRPKDHLMVVNLSGRGDKDVPQVGDILKARQK, encoded by the coding sequence ATGAATCAAAACCTGCCCAATTCCTTCCGCAGCGGCCCCGACGAGCGCGGGCATTTCGGCATTTTCGGCGGACGCTTCGTCGCCGAAACGCTGATGCCGCTGATCCTCGATCTCGAAAAGGCCTATGCCGACGCCAAGGCCGATCCGGCGTTCCAGGCCGAGATGAATGTCTATCTGAAGGACTATGTCGGCCGGCCGTCGCCGCTGTATTTCGCCGAACGGCTCACCGAGCATCTCGGCGGCGCGAAAATCTATTTGAAGCGCGAGGAGCTCAACCACACCGGTTCGCACAAGGTCAACAACGTGCTCGGCCAGATCATGGTCGCGCGCCGCATGGGCAAGAAGCGCATCATCGCCGAGACCGGCGCCGGCCAGCATGGCGTGGCGACGGCGACGCTGTGCGCGCGCTTCGGGCTCGAATGCGTGGTCTATATGGGCGCGGTCGACGTCGAGCGGCAGCAGCCGAACGTGATCCGCATGGAGATGCTCGGCGCCAAGGTCGTCCCGGTGCAGTCGGGCGCGCGCACGCTGAAGGACGCGATGAACGATGCGCTGCGCGATTGGGTCACCAACGTGCACAACACCTTCTATTGCATCGGCACGGTGGCGGGTCCGCACCCCTATCCAATGATGGTGCGCGACTTCCAGTCGATCATCGGCCACGAGACGCGCAAGCAGATGCAGGAGGCCGAGGGCCGCCTGCCGGACTCGCTGATCGCCTGCATCGGCGGCGGTTCCAACGCGATGGGCCTGTTCCATCCGTTCCTCGACGATCCCTCGGTCGAGATCTTCGGCGTCGAGGCAGCCGGCCACGGGCTGACGCAGCTGCATGCGGCCTCGCTTGCCGGCGGCCGCCCCGGCGTGCTGCACGGCAACCGCACCTATCTTTTGATGGACGCCGACGGCCAGATCGAGGAAGCGCATTCGATCTCGGCCGGCCTCGACTATCCCGGCATCGGCCCCGAGCACGCCTGGCTGCACGAGACCGGCCGCGTGACATATCTCTCGGCGACCGACGAGGAGGCGCTGGCCGCATTCCAGCTGCTGTCGCGGCTCGAAGGCATCATCCCCGCGCTGGAATCCGCGCATGCGATCGCGAAATTGTCCGAACTCGCGCCGCAGCGGCCGAAGGATCACCTGATGGTGGTCAACCTCTCGGGCCGCGGCGACAAGGACGTTCCGCAGGTCGGCGACATCTTGAAGGCGAGGCAGAAGTGA
- the rpsA gene encoding 30S ribosomal protein S1 produces MVSNSASSYSPTRDDFAAMLDESFAGGNLQESSVIKGKVVAIEKDMAVIDVGLKTEGRVALREFAGPGRESDLKVGDEVEVFLDRIENALGEAVLSRDKARREESWGKLEKAFQNNEKVNGVIFNQVKGGFTVDLDGAVAFLPRSQVDIRPIRDVAPLMNNSQPFQILKMDRRRGNIVVSRRTVLEETRAEQRQELVQNLEEGQVIDGVVKNITDYGAFVDLGGIDGLLHVTDIAWRRVNHPTEVLTIGQTVKVKIIKINHETHRISLGMKQLLDDPWQGIEAKYPLGARFTGRVTNITDYGAFVELEPGIEGLIHVSEMSWTKKNMHPGKIVSTSQEVEVQVLEVDSVKRRISLGLKQTMRNPWEVFVEKFPVGSVVEGEVKNKTEFGLFLGLEGDVDGMVHLSDLDWKLPGEQVIDNFKKGDMVKAVVLDVDVEKERISLGVKQLEGDPFAEPGDVKKGAVVTCEVLEVKESGIEVRISGTEFTTFIKRSELARDRNDQRAERFAVGEKVDARVIQFDKKARKVQVSIKALEVAEEKEAIAQYGSSDSGATLGDILGTALKNRGTDK; encoded by the coding sequence ATGGTTTCGAATTCTGCGTCTTCCTATTCCCCGACCCGCGACGATTTCGCGGCGATGCTTGATGAGTCCTTTGCCGGCGGCAATCTGCAGGAAAGCTCGGTCATCAAGGGCAAGGTTGTTGCGATCGAGAAAGACATGGCCGTCATCGACGTCGGCCTGAAGACCGAGGGCCGCGTCGCGCTGCGCGAATTCGCCGGCCCCGGCCGTGAGAGCGACCTGAAGGTCGGCGACGAAGTCGAGGTGTTCCTCGACCGTATCGAGAATGCGCTCGGCGAAGCCGTGCTGTCGCGCGACAAGGCGCGCCGCGAGGAAAGCTGGGGCAAGCTCGAGAAGGCGTTCCAGAACAACGAAAAGGTCAACGGCGTCATCTTCAACCAGGTCAAGGGCGGCTTCACGGTCGACCTCGACGGTGCAGTGGCCTTCCTGCCGCGCTCGCAGGTCGACATTCGTCCGATCCGCGACGTTGCGCCGCTGATGAACAACTCGCAGCCGTTCCAGATCCTCAAGATGGACCGCCGCCGCGGCAACATCGTGGTGTCGCGCCGCACGGTTCTCGAAGAGACCCGCGCCGAGCAGCGCCAGGAGCTGGTGCAGAACCTCGAAGAAGGTCAGGTGATCGACGGCGTGGTCAAGAACATCACCGATTACGGTGCGTTCGTTGATCTCGGCGGCATCGACGGCCTGCTGCACGTGACCGATATCGCCTGGCGCCGCGTCAACCACCCGACCGAGGTGCTGACCATCGGCCAGACCGTGAAGGTCAAGATCATCAAGATCAACCACGAGACCCACCGCATCTCGCTCGGTATGAAGCAGCTGCTGGATGATCCGTGGCAGGGCATCGAAGCCAAGTACCCGCTGGGTGCCCGCTTCACCGGCCGCGTCACCAACATCACCGACTACGGCGCGTTCGTCGAGCTCGAGCCGGGCATCGAAGGCCTGATCCACGTCTCCGAGATGTCGTGGACCAAGAAGAACATGCACCCCGGCAAGATCGTTTCGACCTCGCAGGAAGTCGAAGTGCAGGTCCTGGAAGTGGATTCGGTCAAGCGACGCATCTCGCTCGGTCTCAAGCAGACCATGCGCAATCCCTGGGAAGTGTTCGTCGAGAAGTTCCCGGTCGGTTCGGTGGTCGAGGGCGAAGTCAAGAACAAGACCGAGTTCGGTCTGTTCCTGGGTCTCGAGGGCGACGTCGACGGCATGGTCCATCTCTCCGACCTCGACTGGAAGCTTCCGGGCGAGCAGGTCATCGACAACTTCAAGAAGGGCGACATGGTCAAGGCCGTGGTGCTCGATGTCGATGTCGAGAAGGAGCGTATCTCGCTCGGCGTCAAGCAGCTCGAAGGCGACCCCTTCGCCGAGCCGGGCGACGTCAAGAAGGGCGCGGTCGTGACCTGCGAAGTGCTCGAAGTGAAGGAAAGCGGCATCGAGGTCCGGATCTCGGGCACCGAGTTCACCACCTTCATCAAGCGGTCCGAACTGGCCCGCGATCGCAACGACCAGCGCGCCGAGCGCTTCGCCGTCGGCGAGAAGGTCGATGCCCGCGTCATCCAGTTCGACAAGAAGGCCCGCAAGGTGCAGGTCTCGATCAAGGCGCTGGAAGTTGCCGAAGAGAAGGAAGCCATCGCGCAGTACGGCTCCTCCGATTCGGGAGCGACGCTTGGCGACATCCTCGGCACCGCGTTGAAGAACCGCGGCACCGACAAGTAA
- a CDS encoding LapA family protein, with protein sequence MRKFFTAVVVIPLGLIFIIFAVANRHWVTVSFDPFNSVTPTVAVTLPLFVVIIASAILGVIAGGMATWFKQGRWRRAARQHEADARHIRAELADLRAAASRDDAQRRPAAAQLGFYGPNGRDKQGATL encoded by the coding sequence ATGCGAAAGTTCTTCACGGCAGTGGTCGTCATTCCGCTCGGACTGATCTTCATCATCTTCGCCGTCGCCAACCGTCACTGGGTGACGGTGTCGTTTGACCCGTTCAATTCTGTGACGCCGACGGTTGCGGTCACACTGCCGCTGTTCGTGGTCATCATCGCTTCCGCGATCCTGGGCGTGATCGCGGGCGGCATGGCGACCTGGTTCAAGCAGGGGCGCTGGCGCCGCGCCGCCCGGCAGCACGAGGCCGACGCCCGCCACATCCGCGCCGAGCTCGCCGACCTCAGGGCCGCGGCCTCCCGGGACGACGCGCAGCGCCGCCCGGCCGCGGCCCAGCTCGGCTTTTACGGGCCCAATGGGCGAGACAAGCAGGGCGCGACGTTGTAG
- the sppA gene encoding signal peptide peptidase SppA, with protein MSLDSDVIVDRRRIRRKLTFWRVAAAVIAIAAIVGVGVIAAGGRGGLSTSNAIARINIDGLIRSDQQRVEALERLGKSSYAAVVVHINSPGGTTAGSEQLYDSLMQLKAKKPLVVVVEGLAASGGYITAIASDHIVAQQTSLVGSIGVLFQFPNVSELLKTVGVKMEEIKSSPLKAAPNGMEPTSPEARAAIEGLVKDSYAWFRGLVKERRGMDDALLEKVADGRVFTGRQAVDLKLIDQLGDEKTAIAWLVAEKKVKSDLPVRNYTLNPRFSDLTFLRTAASMTLDAFGLGAIARRIEQGGVAQAVDRFGLDGMLALWAPGGAD; from the coding sequence ATGTCGCTGGATTCGGACGTGATCGTCGACCGTCGCCGTATCAGGCGCAAGCTGACATTCTGGCGCGTCGCCGCTGCGGTCATTGCGATCGCGGCCATCGTCGGCGTGGGCGTGATCGCCGCCGGCGGACGCGGCGGCTTGTCGACGTCGAACGCGATCGCGCGGATCAATATCGACGGATTGATCCGCAGCGACCAGCAGCGCGTCGAGGCGCTGGAGCGGCTCGGAAAGTCGAGCTATGCGGCGGTTGTCGTGCACATCAATTCGCCCGGCGGCACCACCGCGGGCTCCGAGCAGCTCTACGACTCGCTGATGCAGTTGAAGGCGAAGAAGCCGCTCGTCGTCGTGGTCGAGGGATTGGCCGCATCGGGCGGCTACATCACCGCGATCGCCTCCGACCATATCGTCGCCCAGCAGACCTCGCTGGTCGGCTCGATCGGCGTGCTCTTCCAGTTCCCCAACGTTTCCGAATTGCTCAAGACCGTCGGCGTGAAGATGGAGGAGATCAAGTCCTCACCGTTGAAAGCGGCGCCCAATGGCATGGAGCCGACCAGCCCCGAAGCCCGTGCCGCGATCGAGGGGCTGGTCAAGGACTCCTATGCCTGGTTCCGTGGATTGGTGAAGGAGCGGCGCGGCATGGACGATGCGCTGTTGGAGAAGGTCGCGGATGGACGCGTCTTCACCGGCCGGCAGGCGGTCGATCTCAAGCTGATCGATCAGCTGGGAGATGAAAAGACCGCGATCGCCTGGCTGGTTGCGGAGAAGAAGGTCAAAAGCGACCTGCCGGTGCGCAATTACACGCTTAATCCGCGATTCAGCGACCTGACCTTCCTGCGCACCGCGGCGTCGATGACGCTCGATGCGTTCGGCCTTGGCGCCATCGCGCGGCGGATCGAGCAGGGTGGCGTGGCCCAGGCCGTCGACCGGTTTGGGCTCGACGGCATGCTGGCGCTGTGGGCGCCGGGAGGAGCCGACTAG
- a CDS encoding (d)CMP kinase: MIIAIDGPAASGKGTLGKRLAHHYGYRHLDTGVIYRAVAYAMMAQGADLNDEALAVAVALELDPEKFGNPILKTQKVGEGASVVSAFPKVREALVSFQRQFAADPPGAVLDGRDIGTVICPDADVKIFVVADPQVRARRRTLEARARGEDADEAAVLADILKRDERDQNRAIAPLRPAPDAHTLDNSNLDIEAGVRAAIAIVEAARAKR, from the coding sequence ATGATCATCGCCATCGACGGACCCGCCGCCTCCGGCAAGGGCACGCTCGGCAAGCGGCTCGCCCACCACTACGGCTACCGCCATCTCGACACCGGCGTGATCTACCGCGCGGTGGCCTATGCGATGATGGCGCAGGGCGCCGACCTCAATGATGAGGCGCTGGCGGTGGCCGTGGCGCTGGAGCTCGACCCCGAGAAATTCGGCAATCCGATCCTGAAGACCCAGAAGGTCGGCGAGGGGGCATCCGTCGTCTCGGCCTTTCCCAAGGTGCGCGAGGCGCTGGTCAGCTTCCAGCGCCAGTTCGCCGCCGATCCGCCCGGTGCGGTGCTGGATGGGCGCGACATCGGCACCGTGATCTGCCCCGATGCCGACGTGAAGATCTTCGTGGTCGCCGATCCGCAGGTGCGGGCGCGCAGGCGCACGCTGGAGGCCCGGGCCCGCGGCGAGGACGCCGACGAGGCGGCGGTGCTCGCGGACATCCTCAAGCGCGACGAGCGGGACCAGAATCGGGCGATTGCGCCGCTGCGGCCGGCCCCGGACGCCCACACGCTGGACAATTCCAACCTCGACATCGAGGCCGGCGTGCGCGCCGCCATCGCCATCGTCGAGGCAGCGCGCGCCAAACGCTAA
- a CDS encoding integration host factor subunit beta: MIKSELVQRIAEHNPHLYQRDVENIVNAILDEIVAALARGDRVELRGFGAFSVKHRPARAGRNPRTGEHVPVDQKSVPFFKTGKEMRERLNRDEAEAGAAKIDAPKADA, from the coding sequence ATGATCAAATCCGAACTTGTTCAGCGTATCGCCGAGCACAACCCGCACCTCTATCAGCGGGACGTCGAGAACATTGTGAATGCGATTCTCGATGAAATCGTCGCGGCGCTGGCGCGTGGCGACCGCGTCGAGCTGCGCGGTTTCGGCGCATTCTCGGTGAAGCATCGCCCGGCGCGTGCCGGCCGCAATCCGCGTACCGGCGAGCATGTGCCGGTCGACCAGAAGAGCGTGCCGTTCTTCAAGACCGGCAAGGAAATGCGCGAGCGCCTCAATCGCGACGAGGCCGAGGCGGGAGCCGCCAAGATCGACGCGCCCAAGGCTGATGCTTAA